The following DNA comes from Cytophagales bacterium.
TTTTTCTTCAGTACTCAGGCTTTCACTAACCAATTCTGTAGATAATTCCCCACTCAGATAAGTCAAGTAACTGGTATGATCCGCATGATCGGGGATAGCATCATGAAGGTTGTCTACTTTATCTTTTAGTGTACCAGTAATCGGACTGGTATCCGGATTATCAATCGCATCAACAAAAGCCGTATGATCGTCTCCCTCAAAATAGGAAGATGAGATCGACTTCAATGATTCATCATCAAATCCGAAAGAGCTACTACTTCGGATCTGTTCTCCGAAATGGCGCATATGACCCAATAAATTGGACTCATACGTGGCGTAATCCTTCTGACTTAGCGGAGTAGGATCGTTTTGGTCATCATTTTGGCAGCTCGTAAAAACTACCAGGCAAATACACCAAAGCAAGTGTTTGGAAATGGTTGAAAATTTAATTCTCATGGTTCTACTTTTTCTTTTGATTGTGTGTTTGTGCTTCAATAGCAATTCAAAAGTAGAAGCCGGAATAAAGGCCTGTAAGCGTGTAAAAACGGGTTTTGGTGAATGCGTATTTATACGTACGACCTACTACCAATGAGGTAATAATGGTTGCAGAATCCGCAAATAGAGGACCTGAGCTAAATACTTACCAGTCGTTGTTGAAACGCAAATGCCACGAGGCTGGCAGAATTTTTACAATGTGTCTTTTCTAATAAGTGTTTGCGATGCCCTTCTACGGTACGCTTACTGATAAAAAGTTTTTCCGCAATCTCACCATTGGTATCTCCCTGACAGATCAGGTGCAGTACTTCTTTTTCCCGTTCTGAAATAGACAGGGTACCAGCGGCCGCTCCATGTTGAAGTTTACGCTTACGCAAACCATGAAACATGATCTCGGAGATATGCGGTGTAAAATAAAAACGCTCTTCATGTACCTTCACGATGGCGTGATACAATTCCTGGGGACGTGCAGTTTTCAACAAATAGGAGTTGACCCGAAGTTCTTTCAGGCAATTGAGAATGATACTTTCATCATCAAAAGAAGACAAGACGATGATTTTCATATCGGCGTATTTTTCCTTCACCAACTCAATCACATGCTGCCCTGACATGGCTGGCATTTTTAGATCGACCAGAATGATTTCCGGTTGTTGCTCCTCCAGTAAGTTGAGAAACTCATGAGGATTACCGGTTTCAAACAGGACATTGATGTGCTCATATTGACCAAATAAAGAAACCAAACCAGCCCTGAACATGGCATGGTCATCAATGAGGGCCATCGTAATTTTATCTGCGTCTTGCGTCATAGGGCTTTATCCATTTATGCTGATCTTCATTCCGGGTTCATCATGATGAATTCTAAGCGTAGCAGCAATTAATTGACACCTACTTTCGATGTTCTTCATTCCCAGGCCACTATTTTCCATCGTGTCCGAATCCTTACGCAAACCTATTCCGTTATCTACATATTCATATAGGAATCCTGACTGATTTCGTTCGAACTTCATCACAATCTCACTGGCCTGGGCATGTTTCAAGGTATTGCTTACCAACTCTTGTGCAATACGGTATAAAGCGAGTTCAGTTTCAGGAGGCAAGCGGTCCTGTCCTTCCCATTCCAATTGGCAAGACAGTTTTTCAGTGGCATTTAAACGAGTAATCATACTCATCAAGGCCTCTTCCAGGCCCAATGATTCCAATGAGGCTGGCATCAATTCATGCGATAAATTTCTTACCTCCAGGATCGTCTGAGCGAGTAACTCCGTACTTTGCAGTTCCAATTCCTGCTGATTGATCTGATGCAAAAACAGCTTCAATGTCTGCAGATCATTCCCAATCTGATCGTGAAGCTCTGCAGCAATTCGGCTGCGCTCCTTCTCCTGTGTATCCACTGCTGCTTTCAGCAAATCCTGCTGGTGCTCTTCTTTCAGTCGCGCCTTTTCTTCTAGTTGCTTTCTGATCTGCTTCTGAGAAACGGCAAATAGCACGACAAAACCTGTCACCAAAATGAGCATTCCGCCCATTCCAATCAGGATAAAACCGGTGATTTCGCTTTCTTCCAATCGATATAAATGGCAAAAGTATAAAAAAGATAGAGCGCAAAACTTACCACCGCATGGAAGTCCCATATGAATTTATTGAACGCCATTGAGAAGTTGTCGATCAAGTAATTGCTCATGTAGAAAAGGAGCATATTGGTTGAAAAATAAATCAGAATACCTGTATTAATCCAAAACATAGGTTTGTTCCGGGCCTTCACACCTTCCGGCCTGTAAAGTTGCTGAATGGCATATCCAATCGCCAGGCAGAGCACCAGGAAGCTTTCCAGTCCACGGCCATGAGTATTGAAGACATGTAAGGGTTGAATATACAGTACATTGGCCACTGATAGGAGAACAAATAACACACCTGCAACCAGAAAAGCTATTGGCTGGACGGTACTCCTCATATTCAAGCTGTATATGGTCAATATAATGGAAAACTCAATCGGTGGATACAAATGGAAAAGAAAGAGGTTCGGGGTTTTATGATACGCTAAATATGCCCCAATAAACTCTGTTAAACAGGCCACTAAGGACAACAGAATCAAGTAACGAATGGCTCCATGGTTCCTGGAAAAAGTGAAGAGTCCCAGTAACAGTGGCAATAATGACGCATAGAGTCCCACGGTTTTAAGTAAGGTACTTACCATCACTTCATCTAATTAAAAACTCCTAATGCCTTTAGCGTAATGTTTAGCAGGGAGGACAAGGAATCGTCAGTTCAAAACTAACCGGTCGAATCACATCCGTATCGGTATCTCCTTTTCCAGCCACATCTGCCGCTGAAGGAGGTACCACATAGGACTGTAAGATCGGGCCAAATGGATAGCGCCTCATATCACCAGGAATTACCTGATGAAGGGCAAGTAAAACAAAAGAATAAACCGTCGTGCCTTTACCTGGATCAGACATGACCTGAACCATATTACTCACATTCATATCAAACTTACTCTTTTCAATTCTGTAACGGGAGCCGTTGATCACGGTCTCCAACTGATCCACCAATTTACTGGTCGGACACGACCTCCAGGCATAAAAAAGCCAC
Coding sequences within:
- a CDS encoding response regulator transcription factor; translated protein: MTQDADKITMALIDDHAMFRAGLVSLFGQYEHINVLFETGNPHEFLNLLEEQQPEIILVDLKMPAMSGQHVIELVKEKYADMKIIVLSSFDDESIILNCLKELRVNSYLLKTARPQELYHAIVKVHEERFYFTPHISEIMFHGLRKRKLQHGAAAGTLSISEREKEVLHLICQGDTNGEIAEKLFISKRTVEGHRKHLLEKTHCKNSASLVAFAFQQRLVSI
- a CDS encoding histidine kinase; protein product: MEESEITGFILIGMGGMLILVTGFVVLFAVSQKQIRKQLEEKARLKEEHQQDLLKAAVDTQEKERSRIAAELHDQIGNDLQTLKLFLHQINQQELELQSTELLAQTILEVRNLSHELMPASLESLGLEEALMSMITRLNATEKLSCQLEWEGQDRLPPETELALYRIAQELVSNTLKHAQASEIVMKFERNQSGFLYEYVDNGIGLRKDSDTMENSGLGMKNIESRCQLIAATLRIHHDEPGMKISING